From Patescibacteria group bacterium, a single genomic window includes:
- a CDS encoding PHP domain-containing protein, producing the protein MLIDLQLHSNYSDGYLSPTEVAKFVSDQGVKIAALTDHNTVSGLGEFRQACRKYKIKPITGLELYAKLGGIRLNLLWFNFDEKDARLHDILRVSQIRRKIKVRKILKKLAKKGFKIDINKILDKYTHYVPLNHIVDDIWEIPANQTKIKKELKMKNPQEGEIIGQYFRNENIGILRESYTDIKKILALRKKIGGQLIFNHPGKHDQLRRKLLKKLKKMGVDGIEVVSPHHSVGAVMYAQAMAREFDFITTGGSDFHRHEGENFPLQNSWQYFKVDSKYLKGINKIIG; encoded by the coding sequence ATGTTAATTGATTTGCAACTTCATTCAAACTATTCTGACGGCTATTTATCGCCTACCGAGGTAGCTAAATTTGTCTCTGACCAAGGGGTAAAAATAGCGGCTCTAACCGACCACAATACGGTGAGCGGTTTGGGCGAATTCAGGCAGGCCTGCCGAAAATACAAAATTAAGCCCATCACCGGCCTGGAACTCTACGCAAAACTGGGAGGCATAAGGCTAAATTTACTTTGGTTTAATTTTGACGAAAAAGACGCCCGCCTCCATGACATCTTGCGCGTAAGCCAAATCAGAAGAAAAATTAAAGTAAGAAAAATTCTAAAAAAATTGGCAAAAAAAGGATTCAAAATTGATATCAACAAAATTCTGGATAAATACACCCACTATGTCCCCTTAAATCACATCGTTGATGACATCTGGGAAATCCCGGCCAACCAGACCAAAATAAAAAAAGAATTAAAAATGAAGAATCCGCAGGAGGGAGAGATTATCGGCCAATATTTCCGCAATGAAAACATAGGCATCTTAAGGGAAAGCTATACGGATATAAAAAAAATTCTGGCTTTAAGAAAAAAAATCGGCGGCCAGCTTATTTTTAACCATCCGGGCAAGCACGACCAATTAAGGAGAAAACTTCTGAAAAAATTAAAAAAAATGGGAGTGGACGGGATTGAAGTAGTTTCTCCCCATCATTCTGTCGGCGCGGTCATGTACGCCCAGGCCATGGCCAGAGAATTTGATTTTATAACCACCGGCGGCTCGGATTTCCACCGCCACGAGGGAGAAAATTTTCCTCTCCAAAATTCTTGGCAATATTTTAAAGTGGACTCAAAATATTTAAAAGGAATAAATAAAATAATCGGCTAA
- a CDS encoding methyltransferase domain-containing protein — translation MAVETHIYDQRFFKNTIKLESSSAKAAVNILIKHFHPQSVIDIGCGAGIYLKGFSERGVKIKGIDGSPAAKKESPVRGKIKIYDLCRPLSLKKQFALCLCFEVAEHLPAQCAPTLVDTLTKASPLIVFTAATPGQGPRSIGHINEQPREYWIEKFKAKNFILDKKLTARIKKEMKTKKVVWWIAKNLMVFKRITNYKSNTNITNFISRCLF, via the coding sequence ATGGCGGTGGAAACTCATATCTACGACCAACGGTTTTTTAAAAATACCATAAAACTGGAAAGTTCTTCGGCCAAAGCGGCCGTCAATATTCTAATAAAGCATTTTCATCCCCAGAGCGTTATTGATATCGGCTGCGGAGCCGGAATTTATTTAAAAGGATTTTCCGAACGGGGCGTAAAAATTAAGGGGATAGACGGCTCACCGGCCGCCAAGAAAGAATCGCCGGTCAGGGGCAAAATTAAAATTTATGATCTCTGCCGACCCCTCTCTTTAAAAAAACAATTTGCTCTCTGCCTCTGCTTTGAGGTAGCCGAACACCTGCCCGCTCAATGCGCGCCGACATTAGTTGACACTTTAACTAAAGCGTCCCCCCTGATAGTTTTTACCGCGGCCACGCCCGGACAGGGCCCGAGAAGCATCGGCCATATCAACGAACAGCCGCGCGAATACTGGATAGAAAAATTCAAGGCTAAAAATTTCATTTTAGACAAAAAACTTACAGCCCGAATTAAAAAAGAAATGAAAACTAAAAAAGTCGTCTGGTGGATTGCGAAAAACTTAATGGTATTTAAAAGGATTACAAATTACAAATCAAATACAAATATTACAAATTTTATATCAAGATGTTTGTTTTAG
- a CDS encoding glycogen/starch synthase, whose amino-acid sequence MKNKLKILMAASEMAPLAKVGGLADVVGSLPPALINLGCDVRVALPAYGSIDKKKIKAKKILTGVNIKSGGKNLKINVWRVKINGLTVYLLDCPKYFGGREIYKGGKKFYNGDKDSERFLFFSLAVLQALPELKFQPDIIHTHDFHTALIPNLIKASKDPFFKNIKTLYTIHNLNHQGKSEIGILSTGNLKKDSSKFLSRDAQDGDINFMVQGIVSSDLANTVSPTYAKEIATSIYGAGIEKVIRQNQNKISGILNGIDVNFFDPAKDKYIKENYTYKTLDKKTGNKLALQKQLGLKQDKNIPLAGLISRLAWQKGLELFAEEAAKLPCQFVFLGTGEKKYEDQLKKLAKIYPNKISAQITFDIRLAQLIYAASDIFLMPSRFEPCGLGQMIAMRYGAVPIVRATGGLADTVDKKVGFSFFNFSSQAFAKTLEETLNIYYKKPRKWKKMQKRGMKKDFSWNKSAKEYLKLYKKLVG is encoded by the coding sequence ATGAAAAATAAACTAAAAATTCTAATGGCCGCATCCGAAATGGCGCCCCTGGCTAAGGTTGGCGGGCTGGCCGACGTGGTCGGTTCCCTGCCCCCGGCGTTAATCAACCTTGGTTGCGATGTCCGCGTGGCTCTTCCGGCTTATGGGTCAATCGACAAGAAAAAAATCAAAGCCAAAAAAATATTAACAGGCGTTAATATAAAAAGCGGCGGAAAGAATTTGAAGATAAATGTTTGGCGGGTTAAAATAAACGGCCTAACGGTTTATCTTCTTGATTGTCCGAAATATTTTGGGGGAAGAGAAATCTATAAAGGCGGCAAAAAATTTTACAACGGCGATAAAGATTCCGAGCGTTTTCTTTTTTTCTCTTTGGCGGTTTTGCAAGCTCTGCCGGAACTAAAATTCCAGCCGGATATAATCCACACCCATGACTTCCATACCGCCCTTATCCCTAATCTGATCAAGGCTTCAAAAGATCCCTTTTTCAAAAATATTAAAACTCTTTACACAATACACAATTTAAACCATCAGGGAAAATCCGAAATAGGAATTTTGTCCACCGGCAATCTAAAAAAAGATTCCTCAAAATTTTTATCCCGCGATGCCCAAGACGGAGATATAAATTTTATGGTCCAAGGCATTGTCAGCTCTGATTTGGCCAATACCGTGAGTCCGACTTATGCTAAAGAAATCGCCACTTCCATTTACGGGGCCGGCATTGAAAAAGTCATCAGGCAAAACCAAAATAAAATTTCCGGAATCCTGAACGGAATTGATGTTAATTTTTTTGACCCGGCCAAGGATAAATACATAAAGGAGAATTACACTTATAAAACTTTGGATAAAAAAACGGGCAATAAACTGGCTCTGCAAAAGCAGCTTGGATTAAAACAGGATAAAAACATCCCTCTGGCCGGCCTTATTTCCAGATTAGCCTGGCAGAAAGGGCTAGAGCTTTTTGCCGAAGAAGCCGCTAAACTCCCTTGCCAGTTCGTTTTTTTGGGTACAGGTGAAAAAAAATACGAAGACCAGCTGAAAAAATTGGCGAAAATTTATCCGAATAAAATAAGCGCCCAAATTACTTTTGACATAAGACTGGCCCAGCTAATTTATGCGGCTTCGGACATATTTTTAATGCCTTCCCGCTTTGAACCCTGCGGATTGGGCCAAATGATCGCGATGCGCTACGGCGCGGTGCCGATTGTGCGCGCTACGGGCGGGCTGGCCGACACTGTTGATAAAAAAGTAGGATTTTCTTTCTTTAATTTTTCAAGCCAAGCCTTTGCCAAAACTTTAGAAGAAACTCTAAATATATATTATAAAAAACCGAGGAAATGGAAAAAAATGCAAAAAAGAGGCATGAAAAAGGACTTTTCCTGGAATAAATCAGCTAAAGAGTACCTAAAATTATACAAAAAACTAGTTGGTTAG